The following are encoded in a window of Blattabacterium cuenoti genomic DNA:
- a CDS encoding MIP/aquaporin family protein, producing the protein MTKISGEIIGTMILVFLGNGVVANVLLSKTKGHENGGWFTITMGWALAVFMGILVSAPYSGGHLNPSVTIGLAMIGRFKWNLVPFYILSQFIGAMLGSLLVWILYKDHFSETKNEQDKLSVFTTSPAIKNLYSNLLSEVLATFIFMFVTFHLIGLGYFGAFPSALIILGIGLSLGGTTGYAINPARDLGPRIVYSIISFFSGRKEKNNWDYALIPVLGPILGSVMAAALYLSIK; encoded by the coding sequence ATGACAAAAATATCTGGAGAGATTATAGGAACTATGATTTTAGTTTTTTTAGGAAATGGAGTAGTGGCTAATGTTTTATTATCTAAAACAAAAGGACATGAAAATGGTGGATGGTTCACTATTACTATGGGATGGGCATTAGCTGTTTTTATGGGAATATTAGTTTCAGCTCCTTATAGTGGTGGTCATCTAAATCCTTCTGTTACAATAGGTCTTGCTATGATTGGAAGGTTTAAATGGAATCTTGTTCCTTTTTATATACTTTCTCAATTTATAGGAGCTATGTTAGGATCTTTATTGGTATGGATTTTATATAAAGATCATTTCTCAGAAACTAAAAATGAACAGGATAAATTATCTGTATTCACTACCAGTCCTGCTATAAAAAATTTATATTCTAATTTATTGAGTGAAGTATTAGCTACTTTTATTTTTATGTTTGTTACTTTCCACCTTATAGGATTAGGATATTTTGGAGCTTTTCCATCAGCTTTAATTATATTAGGAATTGGATTATCTTTAGGGGGAACCACGGGATATGCTATTAATCCTGCTCGTGATTTAGGTCCAAGAATTGTATATTCTATAATTTCTTTCTTTTCTGGTAGAAAAGAAAAGAATAACTGGGATTACGCTTTGATTCCTGTATTAGGACCTATTCTTGGTAGTGTAATGGCAGCTGCATTATATTTATCAATAAAATGA
- the glpK gene encoding glycerol kinase GlpK, giving the protein MLMKKYVLSLDQGTTSSRAIVFDRVGNIISVAQREFTQIYPYPGWVEHNAEEIWSTQASVALEAILKANLEGSNIISIGITNQRETTVVWDRKTGEPIYNAIVWQDRRTSSYCDQMKCEGLTEMIRKKTGLIIDPYFSATKIKWILENVPGARKKANSGKLAFGTIDSWLIWNLTGKEIHVTDVTNASRTMLFNIHTLSWDQDLIKLFDIPKTMLPEVKSSSEIFGYTTGHVLSHQIPISGISGDQQAALFGQMCTKIGMVKNTYGTGCFMLMNVGEHPVFSRNNLITTIAWKIKDKVQYALEGSVFIAGAVVQWLRDGLGLLLSSSEAEKLAASVDNTEGMYMVPAFSGLGAPYWDQKARGTIVGITRGTSSAHFVRAALESIAFQNMDVLKAMEADSGISIKELRVDGGATVNKLLMQFQSDILNVKVVKSKISELTAAGAAYLAGLSVNYWTSLEDIQDKWQLEQVFEPKGMSSRWERIQGWKKAIKTTRSWSRK; this is encoded by the coding sequence ATGCTTATGAAAAAATATGTGCTATCATTAGATCAAGGAACTACCAGTTCTAGAGCTATTGTTTTTGATAGGGTTGGAAATATTATATCCGTAGCTCAAAGAGAATTTACACAAATTTATCCTTATCCTGGATGGGTAGAACATAATGCAGAAGAAATATGGTCTACACAAGCTTCAGTAGCTTTAGAGGCTATTTTAAAAGCAAATTTAGAAGGAAGCAATATTATTTCAATAGGAATTACTAACCAAAGAGAAACAACCGTGGTATGGGATAGAAAAACGGGAGAGCCGATTTATAATGCAATAGTTTGGCAAGACCGACGGACATCTAGTTATTGTGATCAGATGAAATGTGAAGGTTTGACTGAAATGATTCGAAAAAAAACCGGTCTTATTATAGATCCTTATTTTTCTGCTACTAAAATTAAATGGATATTAGAAAATGTTCCAGGAGCTAGGAAAAAAGCTAATTCTGGAAAATTAGCTTTTGGAACTATAGATTCATGGTTGATATGGAATTTAACCGGTAAAGAAATTCATGTAACGGATGTCACTAATGCATCTAGAACCATGCTTTTTAATATTCATACCCTTAGTTGGGATCAAGATTTAATCAAATTATTTGATATTCCAAAAACAATGCTTCCAGAAGTCAAGTCTTCTAGTGAAATTTTTGGTTATACAACGGGTCATGTTTTATCCCATCAAATTCCTATATCTGGAATTTCTGGAGATCAACAGGCCGCTCTATTTGGTCAAATGTGTACTAAAATTGGAATGGTTAAAAACACCTATGGAACAGGTTGTTTTATGTTAATGAATGTTGGAGAACATCCTGTTTTCTCTCGAAATAATTTAATAACTACTATTGCTTGGAAAATTAAAGATAAGGTTCAATATGCTTTAGAAGGAAGTGTATTTATTGCTGGAGCAGTTGTTCAATGGCTTAGAGATGGCTTAGGTTTACTTTTATCTTCAAGTGAAGCGGAAAAATTAGCCGCTTCAGTAGATAATACAGAAGGAATGTATATGGTTCCTGCATTTTCTGGTTTGGGAGCTCCTTACTGGGATCAAAAAGCTAGAGGAACTATTGTTGGAATTACTAGGGGGACTTCTTCTGCTCATTTTGTACGTGCGGCTTTGGAAAGTATTGCTTTTCAAAATATGGATGTTCTGAAAGCTATGGAAGCAGATTCTGGAATTTCTATAAAAGAACTTCGTGTAGATGGAGGAGCAACGGTTAATAAATTATTGATGCAATTTCAATCTGATATTTTAAATGTCAAAGTAGTGAAATCAAAAATATCTGAACTTACAGCAGCAGGTGCTGCTTATTTAGCTGGATTATCTGTTAATTACTGGACTAGTTTGGAGGATATTCAAGATAAATGGCAATTAGAACAGGTTTTTGAACCAAAAGGAATGTCAAGTCGTTGGGAACGAATTCAAGGTTGGAAAAAAGCAATAAAAACAACACGTTCTTGGTCTAGAAAATAA